A stretch of DNA from Triticum dicoccoides isolate Atlit2015 ecotype Zavitan chromosome 2A, WEW_v2.0, whole genome shotgun sequence:
agaGCCACCCTCTGCACCTGCACGGCTTCAACTTCTTCGTTGTCGGGCAAGGCTTTGGCAACTACGACCCTGTGAATGATCCGACGAGGTTTAACCTCGTCGACCCCGTCGAGCGGAACACCGTTGGAGTGCCGGCTGGTGGGTGGGTGGCCATACGTTTTCTCGCCGACAACCCAGGTAGGCCGAGTTGCATATACTATATATTCATGAAATTGAATGTTTAGCCCTTGCTCATACGTGCGATATGCATGTATCCGCAGGTGTATGGTTCATGCATTGCCATTTGGAGGTGCACACAACTTGGGGACTACGAATGGCATGGTTGGTGCTAGACGGGAACCTGCCGAACCAGAAGCTACTCCCCCCGCCATCCGATCTTCCCAAATGCTAGTCACAGAggatcaaagttgttgatttttcctCATTTACCGGTTTGCTAACTAGCAATTGTTTTCTCCTTCAGAAGATTTTTAGTGTATTTAATCAGTGTGTTGGTCTTGTAATTTTCTTGTgatttctaaatattttattaataCTTTGTAGCAACAATGTTTTGACTCTTCTCGAATAAACAATGACTTCAATAGAATGTCCAAATCTTTAAGCCATTTTTTGTTGGTATTTCACTAGTTTGTTGTTAAAAATAAATGTTCATTAGTTTCAGTGAAACTATCTTTAGAGGTACAAATAGCATGATTGGCTAAACTTACTTGAGCTAAAATAAACTTCAATTCTTATCTTCACATGCTCGATGAATATAGAGTGCTACAAGTATTTGTTTTGAACCATTTGTTCCACATTTTGAACTATTTAGCATTTATATTAGGAAATTTCCATTTCCCAGTGAAATTGGATGTGATTTATCACATGACGGATACTTCCCGATTTATTTCCATCAACACCTTAGTCAAAGTAATACATGGCAATCTTTGGGAGATAGCGCGAGTGGAGATCACGCTTTTTAGGGTGGCATGGAGAGCCTAACACATTGGAGGAGGGGACGGTGTGCAGATGAGAACATGCCATGTGTGATTTGCACATGACGTTGAATGTGTGCATGATGCTTTATTTGTGGTTGATGCAATTTACTTGATTTTCTTAAGAATGTGTACATGATTACTTTTAAAACTAATGTTGTTCATCCAAGTGTGGGTTGTTAAATGGCAGAATAAGGAAACAAATTAAAGTCTATATATGGTGATTTTGTGTTTACAGTGGCAGTTGTTGCTTGCGGTAGTAGTGATTTCCCGGGGCATCCTCAGCAGTTTTTGAGGGGTATCAGACACTGAAATTGTCAAAGCACTTGCATTGCGAGAGGCTCTCTCCTTGGTAGAGGATCATGACAAGCCAATACTTTCAAATTGCTAATGAGATTATGGCTATAGGATCAGATTTTGATGATATTGCTTTCCGCCTCATCTTCGATGACATTTGGGCCATGTAGGTGCAGAGGACCTCGGCCCCCTGCCGGCGGGAGGGATCTCGTTCTCATTCTTGTTAGGTTCAGTGTCTTGGTTGGGGCTGTGTGGCGGCAACGACGTCCCTCGGCAGGAATAATGTCTCCCACATTCTATCCCGTCCTGATCATGTGTCTAGGCTTCATTGGAgagtgtgatagcctggcttaatagggatgatagactactcgtatcaataaggaattccttcttttctggaagcccattcggacagaactccaaagttaactaTGATCagtttggagtaatttcaggatgggtgaccgaccagaaagttgctcccgggtgcgcatgagtgaggacaaagtgcgcagaaaagactagtagtgatcTGTggagccagtctagatcccgccaggagtaacgaccaccggcgaatgtgtccggggcattacaagttggtatcagagctgaccctcgcggttacacggatgtttgcggacagatGCACGGTCATGTTgtccatgacgtttgtgacccgtcgtggcacacgacatgacacatgtaccggactggatgcacagacgtatgtgccaagaggaaacgttcctgtggcccgacaagGGTGTCGGtttctctgagtgggggtgtatgtgatagtctGGCTTAACagagatgatagactactcatatcaataaggaattccttcttttccggaagcccattcatACAGaagtccaaagttaagcgtgctcatcttggagtaatttcagaacgggtgaccgaccgggaagttgctcccaggtGCGCGAGTGAGGACAAAATGCGCAGAAaaaactagtattgatctgtggggccagtctagatcccgccaggagtagcgACCACCGACAGGTGTGTCCGGAGCGTTATAGAGGGCGTGTAAAGGTGTGTCTTCGTCGGATCTCGTGGGATTCGGTCAGTGTTGGTTTTCGGTGAATCTGTTTCGATTTGGTCTTCGTTCATCTTCATTTGTATGTTTATTGGTTCGATCTTTTCGATCTACGACTTTTTTCATCAACGATGGTTGCTTCTCTAATGCGTTGGTGGCCTTAGCACACGACTTCTCGACTGTCTATTATAACTAGATTTGTCCGACTTCGAAAAAGGAGAGGCGATGACGGTGGCACGCCTTCAACTTGCACGTGTGTTTATAATCGTTGCTAGGTGGTCCACGGAACTGGCTGTAATTTTTATTAGTTTTGATGTCATTTGTACTGTCAATTGTCataattaagaataaatggattaaAAGTTTCTCGAAAAAATATTTCTGAACAAAGCTCACACACTTGCCCGTTCATCACTTCGAAATAATTTCAGCATGTTTGTTTGGCTGATTGATCCAACTGAGGCCTGACTTTCGTAGTAGATGAAAACATCTCTTTTCACTGAATGTGCGTCgccgaaaattctaaaataaatttaaaaTAATATGAATATTAAGATTTTGAACCCTGGTGGACTAAGGATAGCACTATCCTCTTAACCATCCAACACAAGTTTGGTTTGTCCCAAATACTTTTGTTATGTGATCAACAAATGGGTTCAtaattttctgaagaaaaaaaacatCATTCAACAGTATCAGCCGTCCTGCTCCCGCCACACACACCCATATCACACATGCCGCTCCTCCACCTCTCGCTTCCGCCGCACCGTCTCCTCGTCGGCCGCCGGCGACTATTCGCCCCGCCGACGCCTCCTCCCTCTCGTATCTCGATAAGGTTTCCCTCGCAAGCTCCCAGGCCATACATCCATCCTCTGATGTGATTTTGgtagcagcagccgccgccgccgcctcttcggcTGATCTGTTCTGTTATTGGACAGGGCGGCAGCGTTGATATCGTCAGCCGCGGAGGACGGAAGCGATCTCCCCTTCCCTCCAGAGCGCGCTCCCCACCACCGCGAGCTCGCCGCGGCCGCTGCCTCTGTCGAGCGCGCCTGCCGCCTCTGCGTAGACGTGAGTTGACCTCATCCCCTCCTCTAGGTTTCAGATTGGGCGCCGGGGTAGTTGCCATTCGGTGGCATAGCAGTGATTTACCACTGTAAAGTAGCTCTCTTGATGTAAAGTTCGATGACAACAAAGTTGAGAAAAAAATTAGGAAGGATCAACTAATTTGCATATTATTCTCTGAAGTCAATTCCTGCGGTGTTGCaatttgttttgcaaaaaatgAGTGAAAAGCTCCGTGGAACACCAAAATGTCAGTCCTTGCAACTGTATGATAAAGCACGAGACATATTGTGTGAAGAGGTTTATTTCTGGGGTAAAGTTTTGCAAGACAGAACATTAAGCATCCAATGCGTAATGCAGTATGCTAGACACAGAGAAAATCAAGTCATTTCATGTACTCGGTAGCTTTAGTAAAATCATCAAAATGATTTACCTATTCTAAAACACAGTTGTGTATTGTGGTCGCCATGTGAGTGTGATCATAAAAGGTACACAATCTCATTTGGAAAAATTTAACCATACAGAGTAGAACAACAATAATACACTTCATTTTTTTTCGAGGAACCGGCAGGAGCACTGCCTTTTCATTTGGACGAAGAAGAAGGTTTATGTACAGATGTGTCATGTTTTTTAAGGGAACTTGGTGGAAACCATAAGACAGGAACAGACTgactattactccctctgtaaagaaaaataagagcgtttagatcactaaactagtgatctaaacgatcttatagTATTTCTTTACGAAGGGAGTACCTTATAACCAATATCTTCCGTGGCATGGGTGCGCCCAAAAGCCATGTCGCGTTGGAGAGCTAGAGCAGCAACCTCAAAATGGGTGAGGCGGGTTCCGCTGAAGATGCGATGGTTGTGTTTCTTCCATATGTTCCACAACGTGTATAAGAGAATACCACTCTGGTGTCGCTTGACCTCCTTCAGGCCATTGGGGATCATCTCGTCCCACCAATGTGAGACTGCCATGGTGAATAGAAGTGTTGGGTCCGCCGCCATATCCATATTCTCTCCCGTCCAATCTTTAATGTGGCTCCAGACCGCTGTCAAGAAGGGGCAGTTCTTGCAGAGGTGCATGGCCATTTCCGGCTCCCCCAGACATAGTTGGCATTGTGGATCATACGGCCATCAAATGCTTCATATTATGCACCGTTTATTTCTGAAGTATTGACATCACTCAGTTTAGTATGTCTAAATTCTTCCCAAATTCCAACATATATACCTGAAAATAAGTATAAACTATGGGATAGTTAGGAAATGAGAGGTACATGCATTCACGGAAGCCAGAATTATTTCTTGTGTATCTCTCCGTTTAGGTTCAAATTGGCAAAGACCCATTTTGGTCTAGCCAGTTTTATTGCGGTTACTGAGAAGAGCATAAGTAAAAAACAGAAGCCCCAAAGGTTTCAGCAGCAATAAACTGCACTAAACCCAAACGTTGACTTTGTGAGTGCTCAGTGCATCATTTAATGGTGATGTAATAAATTCAAATGCCTAGCATGTCATCGATTACCTAGCTGATGACCTGAGCTACATTTTGCTGGTTAATTTGTATGCTTTGACAGGTGAAGAGATCACTTCTTTCAGGTGGAAGGAAGATTCTTGAAAAGAATGACCAAAGTCCTGTGACAATTGCAGATTTTGGAGTTCAGGCCCTTATCAGCTTCGGTAATTCATAGCATAATTCCTTAGTTCAGCTTACCATATGCACTTTGTGCCTTCATCTGATGCCACATTTACCCTGGTGCTACTGGAAGAGCTCCAGCAACTGTTTCCATCAATACCTCTGGTGGCAGAAGAGGACTCAACATTTCTGAAGTCATCTAATCCTGATGATAACAGTGGTAATGTACTCATTGAGTCAATTTCAAGTGCTGTCACAGACAAAGTGAAAAATAGTGGTTCACCTTTAACTCATGATGATGTGTTGAGAGCTATTGATAGAGGAGGCAAGGATGCTGTCTCCTTTGATTCAAATCCTGCTACTTATTGGGTAAACTGCCAAGGTTTCATTAATCGCATATCAGGATCTGTAGAAGTTCGTTCCACTGAGTTATCATGATGCTGCGGTTTTGAAGGTACTTGATCCAATTGATGGCACTAAAGGTTTCTTGAAAGGAGATGATGCTCTGTATGTGGTACAGCTCTctgtttatttgtttctttttgcttgAATGAACGGCAGGAGCTCTTCCTAATTATTTTATGGGAGGGAAAGATTATGTACAGGGGGCTAAAAGACAAACAGCTAGGTGCCAAAACTATTTAATCTGTACAGGAGCTTGCAGAAACAGCATTAGGCTGGCTGAGCTAAGTAGGTAGCTAGCAGTCTATCATTGCTCCATCCCATTGTTCATTGTCCTCATGAACTTCGCGTGCATTctatcttggacttaagggttgatTCTGCAAGATTCTACTACTCCTCTACTTGCATACATTCTACCAGCTATGCATAACTAACCCAATGGAGTCATTCGACACCTTTCTTTTGAAAATTGTACCTTTCTCTTGTCACAAAGCTGACAGGGAAACCAAGTTGTAAGAGTCCACAATATTCATGATGTCACAGCCTAGCCAGCTGAGTACTGTATTCCGCACAAATTTAGCAACAAGGAGCATAACAGGCATAGTTGGAACACCGTTTTCTGTGATGTGTCAGTGCGGGGCAAGATTGTTCCTGAAGGCCATCCTCTCTTGGTGGGGTGGTTCTGTGTTCATTATAAGGCTTATCACTGGGTATTGCTGACCGCATCCTGTTTCTGGGCATTATGTGTGTCGGACACTATTTTCTCAAACACACATTAAAATGTGTATTGTACTAGAAAATGTCGTGATGATGCATATTGGACTATTTATATGTGTAGCTTGTCTCTGGGCCTCCATCATGTGTTCCCTGTAGCATAAGCGATCCAGATGCATGTATCAAAAGCCACAATCAACATTATGAGATTCATAGCACGTTGATGTTTGTAGCTTGATGATTTTCCACATGGTTCCTCACTGAAACAAACCATATTTAACATTGTAACATCGTTATTTTATTTACCGGCGTAAAGTTTTCTTGCAGTTTTTTTTAATGAAGCACTGTCCTTTTGAATTTGCAAACTTTGATAATACCAAGTTTGACAAAATAGGATGTCTGAATACTTAGTTTGGCAAATTAGGGTTTGTAAATACCATTTTTGTTCGCTCACCTATGGTAGCTGTTCAGCCTGAATTTTGCAGGTCCATGCTTTCTAAAATTCTAAGTGCTATCTGGGCAATAGATCATGGTCACTACATTTTCGTATTCTTTTTATTCTGatatgaagctattcttgctttgTCTTAAGGTCGGTTTGGCTCTTGTGGTGAACGGAAAGGTAGCAGTAGGAGTGATGGGATGTCCAAATTGGACCACGGCAAACAAGAAAGAAGAAAATCTTGATCCCTGTCCTGGCAATGGCATCCTTATGGTGTCTCATGTAGGCTGTGGTACTTGGTCTAGGCACTTGTCTCCTGAGATTGGCCAGCTCACCACAGCACAGGATGTTTGGAAGAGATGTTTTGTTGATGCATGTTCAGTTGTGCACATGGCACGCTTCTGCATTCCGGATAGCCAAACTTGGAACATGATACCATTATCCCTCCTCTTTGACTCAACGACGGACGAATCTGATACTCGAGATGAGAATAAAATTCTTCTCCGATATGCTTGCTGTGGCAGGTTTGTTGCATTTTCTGTTTATTACCACTATACTAGAAAAGTATGTTAGGTTGATAGTGACTATCTTAGACTAATCATCGGTGAGTGATAATGCTCTTGCTGATGTTTTGTAGCTTGTGCAAATATATAATGGTAGCATCTGGGAGAGCCTCAGTTTTTTTCAGTCGAGCCCGGGTGAACACTCAAATCAAGGTGTCCGCTTGCTTGAAATTCCAATGGTTCCAACTTGCGGAATATGTTTACACATACGCTGACCTTTTCTACTCCCACTGTTTGCATAGGCTTGGGATCATGCTGTTGGGATGATTTGTGTGCAGGAAGCTGGCGGTCAGGTATATACACACCTCTGTCTGTTAAGCCAGAACTCAGTCAAATGTACATTTGTTCTATCGATTCACCGGCATTAGTATTATaaccttttttttttgaaactggcagATCAGTGACTGGAGTGGGAAACCGTTGGATCTTGCAGCTGACCTAACAGGGCGCAGAATTCTCTACCCTTCAGGCGGTGTTCTTGTGACAAACGGTGCTGTGCACGACAAACTCGTCGAACTGATATCAGCAAACCACGAATAGATGCAATGTTTCACAGCTTCAAACAGGAGCACAATTTTGTTTTGTCTGTAACATTTTACCGTGTGGACCAACAATCTGTATCGGGTCTCGCATTCAGAGAGGGGAAAAAAACGCATCCTTGTTCAGAATATTTTACATGAATCAAACAGCACAGTTCCCTTTGACTAATGAGCACCTGAATGAACTTGTCAAGCAACGTCACCCAGAAGCTATAGGCGTGATGAAATGCGGTACCGTGCTCGATGTTCCCTTGAGTCGGCATCTAAATCGCCTTCAGGATTCTACAGTCCTTGGCCTTCAGAGTCTCTGAACCTGTTGGATAACCCTCAGAAGCTTGCATTGCATGGTCGTACGACGTCCACGCAGGCACGCACCCCTGAGCCGTAGGCCTCATTCAGGCGAAGCTTGCAGCATGGAGAAGCGAAATCTCGGACCAATCTGACATCGCTGCACCTTGCAACATGTTTGGCCACCAATTCAAGCCCAAGAAAAAGACACCCCCAAAGCTCGCAGGATAACGACCTGCAGCGATCGTTCGTAATGCAAAATCGGCACCTTCCAAGCATAAGCATGATTAGCCCAGCAAATCCCCGTCACGTACACCAGGGCGAGCTTTACTGCTGCAGCCAGCACGACGGTCTGGACACTGATCCGTTGGCCTCTCCGGTGACACGTACCTCCGCCCGCCGCGGGTTCAGTAAACCGAGATGACCCGACATTATATCTTCTTGCTGTAGCCCATGCTGACTTTGATGGGCGTAATATAAGAAAGGCTACTGATCAGATGTTTTTGCCTGCACGAAGTCGCGATTGCCGTACGCGTCTTCAGAATAGCTCTGCTGCGTAAGCAAGCTAGCTTAGCTATCAGGGTGAAATTAAGTTGTCGAAGGCATCAAGAGGGTTAACTGGATACTGAAATGCTGCCTGTCGCTTGCTGCAGGAACCGCCCATGCTTGCCAAGAGTCAGCCATTCCGGCAAACCCCGGCTGATTGACCACCGGAAATGACATGACTTGGATGTACAAGTGGTTGGACTCCAGATACCGTGAAAGTGTATGGAACGAGCCAATGCCCTTCTTGCCCAAGAGATCAAGTGCCAAATGCTCTCAAGTGTATGTGCTGGTGAACTACTATTTGCGCTGGCGTCCGAGATCGAGCATTGTCGGCGCAAGTTTCGCGTATTGAGCTACGCAACTGAAATCTTGGTATCTCACTTGACaccatataaaaacatcaaggaaaTTGTTGTTTTGCTGCTTAACAACAAGCTGTGCGTATTGGCCACTAAGCATGAGCTCTTTTTGCTCCAAAAAAGAGAGCGCTCCCTCCGATTTCATTATCAAAACCAATGTCTTTGGTGTACATAGAAAGCTTACAGGAAATTAATGTATAAAGACACAAATGGAAGAAAACTCTCTCCGAGTGCATGAGCATGAGCTAGCGTCGGAACGGCCAACCAATGTACTACGTACTACATATGAACAGCTGAAAACAGGTTCCAAATGTTCTGAATAATTCCGACTAATATACTCCTCAGCACGTCTTTTCAGTCAGACATATGAACATTAATTTCTCCCCTTCTCTTTCTAGCCACAGATTGCACTCCATCATGAATTGTCCTCTGATGCTCTGACCCATATGCTGAATCGACCAAGGTCCAAGGCATATACGGAACCAAGTGCGCTAGCTGTTTTTATTATGCCACCAACTTGCCGCATCCAGATGACAATAATGTCGCATAAGAAAGATACACCCCTAGAAAATTAAATGCCCTTCTTGCCGTTTCCAAGCCATATGCATCCAGGGAGCAAGTACGATATGCATGTtccatcacatgaaataacaatgcTTCCCGCCCATCTACTCTTGCTAACCATAGGCGGAGGCGATCCAGGTCACAACCAAACGCAACCACAGCCACGGGCGCCTCATCCTGGCCAGTGACAAATACTTATATGGAGCAGCTGGGGCGTGATGCAACGGAGGCGCCAGTTTGTGTGTTGAGTTGACAGTTTGTTGACACCTCATCCATGGATGCACGTATGTACGTACCTCGACCCCCATGCAAATACCATAGTTTTATACGGACCGCACGCATGAACAGTGATCACAGGCTCGCAGAGatgccaaaaaagaaaagaaatagtatAGGAGATCGTCACAGCTATCGCAATTAACTAACCTCTCAATCATGTTCATGCCTGATCACCAAATGAATGTTCTAGCAGAATCTGGTTCAGATAATACACTTACACTTAACTATGCATGGATGCCCTATACCACGAACGATGGAGGTAAAGATCAATTGGCCGATGCGCACAGCAGCTAGCGGACCATTTTACTTTTACGTTGGTCGATCTGATCGTGTTCCAACGTGGCAAACCCTGATCCGTGATCGCAGGTGCTAATCGACCATCCCGGAGTAGAAAACGCGATCACATCCGCGTAAAGTGCAGCAAGACAAAGTCAGAGTTGCCTTGGCCATCCAGCTCCGCATTAATCTACAGTATCTAACGCGCGGTTTGCTCTTCCAATCCGGTGCCTTTTGCGTCCAAACAATCAAACCCACGGACCCCAGGCTAAAAATACACAATTATGAGAGGGATTTGAATAGGATAAACGTCAATGTTAGGATGAAGCAGGCGAGACCGGGGTGACCTCACGGAGATCTCCCGGATCACCCAACCGCGAATTAACTATGCACGCGCGCGTATTATAGAGAAGGACGCCGTAGCGCCTAGACTATTGGAGGCCGGGGGACACGTAGGCGCGTGTGTGCGTCGCGTTATTCGCAGTCGCAGCAACCATCTGCCCGTCCGTCAAACGGAGCGACGTCAGCGGAGCTCCGTTTCGGGCAGGGGATACGCCATGGAATCCTGATCGCGCGCCACGCGACCCCCCGATCAGGTATTACGGGAATACTTAAGAGCTTCGTGTGGGCGGGTTAATGGTTGTTAATTTGAGGGCGTGTGTTGAAAACTGCTGGGGATTTGTTTTGAGTAGCTAGTGCGTGGAAGAGGGCCGGTGTCTCCATGGCGAGAGACATGGAGGCGTATGCAGCTTATATGTTGATTATAAGTAGAgttaagttactaccaaatctagcTAGCTGGCTAGGTTATCTCTGTGTGCAAGC
This window harbors:
- the LOC119354156 gene encoding putative PAP-specific phosphatase, mitochondrial translates to MPLLHLSLPPHRLLVGRRRLFAPPTPPPSRISIRAAALISSAAEDGSDLPFPPERAPHHRELAAAAASVERACRLCVDVKRSLLSGGRKILEKNDQSPVTIADFGVQALISFELQQLFPSIPLVAEEDSTFLKSSNPDDNSGNVLIESISSAVTDKVKNSGSPLTHDDVLRAIDRGGKDAVSFDSNPATYWVLDPIDGTKGFLKGDDALYVVGLALVVNGKVAVGVMGCPNWTTANKKEENLDPCPGNGILMVSHVGCGTWSRHLSPEIGQLTTAQDVWKRCFVDACSVVHMARFCIPDSQTWNMIPLSLLFDSTTDESDTRDENKILLRYACCGSLCKYIMVASGRASVFFSRARVNTQIKAWDHAVGMICVQEAGGQISDWSGKPLDLAADLTGRRILYPSGGVLVTNGAVHDKLVELISANHE